Proteins encoded by one window of Paenibacillus sp. DCT19:
- a CDS encoding enhanced intracellular survival protein Eis: protein MEFRKLTADAFNECMALSEYAFQFVMKEEQREKRQKQFAKHDVWGVYDDGTLGAKLHIIPFQTYIHGRSFDMGGIAGVATWPEYRRKGWVAGLLKHTLEEMNRNKQSISFLHPFAFAFYRKYGWETYIEYKKYKVPASHLPAKKPTSGTLRRGNPDLDVLKSVYNAYAERYNGMLIRDDAWWKDSVLTEGTSQKAVYYDETGQAQGYILYEVKERKFAIDEIIHLNEEARQALWTFIANHDSMIEEVTLQAPASDTLAFQLDNPRIQQEIVPYFMARIVSVEQFISQYPFASQDSPYRLLFRLRMLMHLGTKVCGN from the coding sequence ATGGAATTTCGTAAATTAACAGCAGACGCTTTCAATGAGTGCATGGCGCTTTCTGAGTATGCGTTTCAATTTGTAATGAAAGAGGAACAGAGAGAGAAGCGTCAAAAACAGTTTGCAAAACACGATGTATGGGGAGTGTATGATGATGGCACTCTAGGTGCCAAGCTTCACATTATCCCTTTTCAAACGTATATTCATGGTCGGTCATTCGACATGGGTGGTATTGCAGGTGTAGCTACGTGGCCAGAGTACAGACGCAAGGGCTGGGTAGCTGGTTTGCTCAAACACACATTGGAAGAAATGAATCGCAACAAACAGAGTATTTCGTTCCTGCATCCGTTTGCGTTTGCCTTTTATCGGAAGTATGGTTGGGAAACATACATTGAATACAAAAAATATAAAGTACCTGCGTCGCATTTGCCTGCCAAAAAACCAACATCTGGAACGCTGCGCAGAGGCAATCCGGATCTGGATGTTTTAAAAAGCGTATATAATGCTTATGCGGAGCGCTATAACGGAATGTTGATCCGTGACGATGCGTGGTGGAAAGACTCGGTGCTTACGGAGGGAACCAGTCAGAAGGCCGTATATTATGATGAAACTGGGCAAGCGCAAGGGTATATATTATACGAGGTCAAGGAGCGTAAGTTCGCGATCGATGAGATCATTCATCTGAATGAAGAAGCGAGACAAGCTCTATGGACCTTTATAGCCAATCATGATTCCATGATTGAAGAAGTTACATTACAAGCACCAGCAAGTGATACCCTTGCTTTTCAATTGGATAATCCACGCATTCAGCAAGAGATTGTTCCTTATTTTATGGCGCGCATCGTGAGTGTGGAGCAATTTATTTCTCAGTATCCGTTCGCCAGTCAGGATTCCCCGTACAGATTGCTCTTCAGGTTAAGGATGCTCATGCACCTTGGAACGAAGGTGTGTGGCAATTAA